A section of the Streptomyces sp. Je 1-369 genome encodes:
- a CDS encoding competence protein CoiA family protein, which translates to MEATELTRWRQQHPTYKYWCGTLLGGCGEPLTDRRYHSKVCHFAHHPHHTCTRAANGEDSADHLFMKQALHNWMGSQGFKGAVQLPKDAAGPGSMIDVDLQGSPRRLRFRLRPDSSGSWGLASDEADVLGEREADWIFGLGGPAPEELLDDVGYVFRIRFETQGAERCPYLGVQQRGRATEWTPFADVALTVDGLSTPAVEEIRAARRRSNAGSASSSARKPSSEASLAEPRPVRHMDREELVVALRDALELDARWAIKPTWNRLGQMIGVDFGPYSDVDLVGLLTEVDAPFPQKDPVLSALIRTDTGEPLPYLTGIIDGLGLGRPSSGPHLKRWAQREADRAFAKYGIPARAMPPTLPLDAAVPEVLTPLPHSPQRGGTARNRRAVAHDGQTPAPWKRLQRLITEGQELLGGTRGKSGTRLKRELRIARRLLEDTRRIQLSNLGLRALRETNSLLGAAIAGARKAPRQNRKASGEGTGPNPSFEASKPDRQQPDAQPPKAKRTAVPLSGQDLRQRLIAVAQAGSTTHWLLLTGGKSTPQEARLTLLLQVEDHSESDAPLLSALVVAPDGGPVPYFREILKGVGLAVPQSDEALLRIWRREQERAHAAYAVPPRPVPPRLVPRKAAADAVRKPS; encoded by the coding sequence ATGGAGGCGACAGAGCTTACGCGCTGGCGGCAGCAGCACCCCACGTACAAGTATTGGTGCGGCACACTGCTCGGCGGCTGCGGAGAGCCGCTGACCGACCGCCGCTATCACTCGAAGGTCTGCCACTTCGCGCACCACCCACATCACACCTGTACTCGCGCAGCCAATGGGGAGGACAGCGCCGACCACCTGTTCATGAAGCAGGCCCTGCACAACTGGATGGGGAGCCAGGGCTTCAAGGGGGCTGTGCAACTACCCAAGGATGCCGCTGGCCCCGGCAGCATGATCGATGTCGATCTGCAGGGCAGCCCGCGTCGACTGCGTTTCCGCCTGCGGCCAGACAGCAGTGGTTCATGGGGCCTCGCTTCCGACGAGGCAGACGTTCTGGGTGAGAGGGAAGCAGATTGGATCTTCGGGCTGGGCGGCCCCGCACCCGAGGAACTTCTGGACGACGTCGGCTATGTCTTCCGCATTCGGTTCGAGACCCAGGGAGCCGAGCGATGCCCCTACCTCGGCGTACAACAGCGCGGTCGTGCCACCGAGTGGACGCCGTTCGCCGACGTAGCCCTGACGGTCGACGGACTCTCGACACCGGCAGTCGAAGAGATCCGGGCCGCGCGCAGGCGGTCCAACGCGGGCAGCGCAAGCAGCAGCGCACGAAAGCCGTCGAGCGAAGCATCCCTCGCTGAACCCCGACCAGTTCGGCACATGGACCGGGAAGAGCTGGTCGTCGCACTTCGAGACGCCTTGGAGCTGGACGCGCGCTGGGCCATCAAGCCGACGTGGAATCGTCTGGGGCAGATGATCGGCGTGGACTTCGGCCCGTACAGCGACGTGGATCTCGTCGGATTGCTCACCGAGGTCGACGCCCCGTTCCCACAGAAGGACCCCGTCCTGTCCGCCCTTATACGGACTGACACCGGCGAGCCGCTGCCGTACCTGACCGGCATCATCGACGGTCTTGGGCTGGGCAGGCCGTCTTCGGGCCCCCATCTGAAGCGGTGGGCGCAACGGGAAGCGGACCGCGCGTTCGCGAAGTACGGGATCCCGGCACGCGCGATGCCGCCGACACTGCCGCTCGATGCAGCAGTGCCCGAGGTCCTCACCCCTCTCCCTCACTCCCCTCAACGAGGCGGAACCGCGCGAAACCGACGAGCTGTCGCACATGACGGCCAGACGCCCGCTCCCTGGAAGCGTCTGCAACGTCTGATCACCGAAGGACAGGAGTTGCTCGGTGGTACGCGGGGCAAGAGTGGTACGCGCCTGAAGCGAGAACTCCGAATCGCTCGCCGGTTGCTGGAGGACACACGGCGCATCCAGCTCAGCAACCTCGGGCTCCGTGCCCTGCGGGAGACAAACTCCCTGCTTGGGGCTGCGATCGCGGGGGCGCGGAAGGCGCCACGTCAGAATCGGAAGGCATCTGGCGAAGGCACAGGACCGAATCCCTCATTTGAGGCGTCGAAGCCTGACCGTCAGCAGCCCGATGCCCAGCCCCCGAAGGCCAAACGGACGGCTGTCCCGCTCTCAGGCCAAGATCTGCGCCAGCGGCTCATCGCGGTCGCACAGGCAGGCAGCACTACACACTGGCTGCTGCTGACTGGTGGAAAGAGCACCCCGCAGGAAGCACGACTCACGCTTCTGTTGCAGGTCGAGGATCACTCGGAAAGCGACGCACCGCTCCTGTCTGCGTTGGTCGTGGCTCCCGACGGCGGTCCGGTCCCGTACTTCCGGGAGATCCTGAAAGGCGTCGGGCTCGCTGTGCCGCAGTCAGACGAAGCGCTGTTGAGGATTTGGCGCCGCGAGCAGGAACGCGCGCACGCGGCCTACGCGGTCCCTCCCCGGCCGGTACCGCCCAGGCTTGTTCCGAGGAAGGCCGCTGCCGACGCTGTTCGCAAGCCCTCCTGA
- a CDS encoding Pr6Pr family membrane protein, translating to MIAPTSSRDRDRGRHGTGGGVPAEAVIPPVRRPFVAVFRTLIVLAAVTGVVIDLVTGEPLRVLSYFTVQSNVLVAVVLGLAAWRSWEGRPALPPWMTAGTLLFITITGLVYHFVLANDTSGFSMTEGAAALSSWHSTSNQLLHTVTPIGVALDWFLLTRPGGLRPRHAGLWLLYPLAYLAFALVRGALMSPGPMSRYPYPFLDVDLHGYPGVLGNAVIFGLAFYALALLIIGLDRIRPVPRGPGSAPPKTGFRLRPPVR from the coding sequence ATGATCGCGCCGACTTCTTCGAGGGACAGGGACAGAGGCCGCCACGGTACGGGTGGGGGCGTCCCGGCGGAGGCGGTCATACCCCCGGTCCGCCGTCCCTTCGTGGCCGTCTTCCGTACGCTGATCGTGCTGGCCGCGGTGACCGGGGTGGTCATCGACCTGGTCACCGGGGAGCCGCTGCGCGTCCTCAGCTACTTCACGGTGCAGAGCAATGTGCTGGTGGCGGTGGTGCTGGGGCTCGCCGCGTGGCGCTCCTGGGAGGGCCGACCCGCCCTCCCCCCGTGGATGACGGCCGGCACGCTGCTCTTCATCACGATCACGGGCCTCGTCTACCACTTCGTCCTGGCCAACGACACGAGCGGCTTCTCGATGACGGAGGGCGCAGCGGCACTCTCCAGCTGGCACTCGACGTCCAACCAGCTCCTGCACACGGTGACGCCGATCGGCGTGGCCCTCGACTGGTTCCTGCTCACCAGGCCGGGCGGCCTGCGCCCGCGCCACGCGGGCCTGTGGCTGCTCTACCCCCTCGCCTACCTGGCCTTCGCCCTGGTCCGCGGCGCGCTCATGTCCCCGGGCCCCATGTCCCGCTACCCCTACCCGTTCCTCGACGTCGACCTGCACGGCTACCCCGGCGTCCTCGGCAACGCCGTCATCTTCGGCCTGGCCTTCTACGCCCTGGCCCTCCTGATCATCGGCCTCGACCGGATCCGGCCCGTTCCGCGGGGCCCCGGGAGCGCTCCTCCGAAAACCGGATTTCGTCTCCGGCCGCCGGTCCGCTAA
- a CDS encoding metallophosphoesterase — protein sequence MRARYAVPLGITATAAAGLAYSVGVEPRSFRLRRVTVPVLPPGMRSLRVLQVSDIHMVSGQRKKQRWLRSLAGLRPDIVINTGDNLSDPEGVPETLDALGPLMEFPGAYVFGSNDYYGPKPRNPGRYLIEKVQGRHGLNGNAPAVGVPRNPWEGLRDGFDAAGWVNLTNTRGSLKVDGYEIAFTGLDDPHIKRDRYAEVAGGPETGADFSMGIVHAPYLRALDAFTADGYPLVLAGHTHGGQLCIPFYGALVTNCDLDTDRVKGLSRHESEGRTSYLHVSAGCGANRYTPMRFACPPEATLLTLTARDTARD from the coding sequence ATGCGCGCGCGATACGCAGTACCCCTGGGCATCACGGCGACGGCTGCGGCCGGTCTCGCCTATTCGGTGGGCGTCGAGCCCCGTTCCTTCCGGCTGAGGCGGGTCACGGTGCCCGTGCTGCCGCCGGGGATGCGTTCCCTGCGGGTCCTCCAGGTCTCCGACATCCACATGGTGTCCGGGCAGCGCAAGAAACAGCGGTGGCTGCGCTCGCTGGCGGGCCTGCGACCCGACATCGTCATCAACACGGGCGACAACCTGTCCGACCCCGAGGGCGTCCCGGAGACGCTGGACGCGCTCGGGCCGCTGATGGAGTTCCCCGGGGCGTACGTCTTCGGTTCCAACGACTACTACGGCCCGAAGCCACGCAACCCCGGCCGCTACCTGATCGAGAAGGTGCAGGGCAGGCACGGCCTGAACGGCAACGCCCCCGCCGTGGGCGTTCCCCGCAACCCCTGGGAGGGCCTGCGCGACGGCTTCGACGCGGCGGGCTGGGTGAACCTCACGAACACGCGGGGCTCGCTGAAGGTCGACGGCTACGAGATCGCGTTCACGGGCCTGGACGACCCGCACATCAAGCGGGACCGGTACGCGGAGGTGGCGGGCGGTCCGGAGACGGGCGCCGACTTCTCGATGGGCATCGTGCACGCGCCGTACCTGCGCGCGCTGGACGCCTTCACGGCCGACGGCTACCCGCTGGTCCTCGCCGGTCACACGCACGGCGGGCAGCTCTGCATCCCCTTCTACGGCGCCCTGGTCACCAACTGCGACCTGGACACGGACCGCGTGAAGGGCCTCTCCCGGCACGAGTCCGAGGGGCGGACGTCGTACCTCCACGTGTCGGCGGGGTGCGGGGCGAACCGCTACACGCCGATGCGGTTCGCGTGCCCTCCGGAGGCGACGCTGCTGACGCTGACGGCGCGGGACACGGCGCGGGACTGA
- a CDS encoding GatB/YqeY domain-containing protein: MTTLKSKLHEDLTAAIRGRDELRSSTLRLTLTAITKEEVSGKTARELSDDEVQKVIAREAKKRREAAEAFADGGRAEQAAKEKAEGEILAEYLPKQLSDDELRAIVAEAVAEAKAGGAEGPRAMGQVMKIVNPKVAGLAEGGRVAATVKELLAG, translated from the coding sequence ATGACCACGCTCAAGTCGAAGCTGCACGAAGACCTCACCGCCGCCATCCGGGGGCGCGACGAGCTGCGCTCCTCGACGCTCCGGCTGACCCTCACCGCGATCACGAAGGAGGAGGTCTCGGGCAAGACGGCCCGTGAGCTCTCCGACGACGAGGTGCAGAAGGTGATCGCCCGCGAGGCCAAGAAGCGCCGTGAGGCCGCGGAGGCCTTCGCCGACGGCGGCCGTGCCGAACAGGCGGCCAAGGAGAAGGCGGAGGGCGAGATCCTCGCCGAGTACCTGCCGAAGCAGCTCTCCGACGACGAGCTGCGGGCGATCGTCGCCGAGGCCGTCGCCGAGGCCAAGGCCGGCGGTGCGGAGGGGCCGCGTGCCATGGGCCAGGTCATGAAGATCGTGAACCCGAAGGTCGCGGGCCTGGCTGAGGGCGGCCGCGTCGCCGCCACGGTCAAGGAGCTCCTCGCGGGCTGA
- a CDS encoding transglycosylase domain-containing protein — MGKKRSGGGLSPTQQAAKFLGVSVLAGAVLAGIALPAFGALGLAAKGSVEGFDEIPANLKQPPLSQRTTILDNKGGQIATVYSRDRTVVPLKNISPYMQKAIVAIEDARFYEHGAVDLKGILRALNQNAQSGGVSQGASTLTQQYVKNVFVEEAGDDATKVAEATQQTIGRKVRELKYAIQVEEELGKKRILKNYLNITYFGQQAYGIEAAAQRYFSKHAKDLKVQEAALLAGIVQSPSRYDPVNDAAEATKRRNVVLQRMAETRDITQGEADAAKKTDLGLKVSTPKNGCITSVRGAGFFCDYVREVFLNDPVFGKTKEDRAKVWNRGGLKVRTTLDPQTQDSVQASIKNHVNKGDDVATAASIVEPGTGKIRGMGQSRPYGINLKKGETTLNLSVDDSMGGGAGYQPGSTFKPIVAAAALEGGKSAGQSYSSPYEMPYPKRVATCDGKQWVNSGNAKLTNENESEVGPYGMREATAKSVNTYYVQLIGDIGICPVTELAAKMGVERADGKKMDQAPSIALGTQEMSPLTMAGAYATFASRGTYCTPIAIESIATLGGKSLPVPKSTCSRAMSERTADTINTLLKGVVEDGTGRKAGLGSRASAGKTGTTDYRYAAWFVGYTPNLSGAVWVGDPMHERRMVDITIGGVPYGKVFGGEVPGPIWRDAMSGALAGKPAPNFNTVHIPGGDKDEDEDHGDGGGHDDGRPGGDGGGLGGGGNGGGAGNGGGGGGNPWPDISIPSDVLGGNGNGGNGNGNGNGNGFGGIGGGWRR, encoded by the coding sequence ATGGGAAAGAAGCGCTCGGGCGGTGGTCTGTCACCTACTCAGCAGGCCGCGAAGTTCCTCGGAGTCAGCGTTCTGGCGGGTGCGGTGCTTGCCGGGATCGCCCTGCCCGCCTTCGGGGCGCTGGGCCTCGCGGCCAAGGGCTCGGTCGAGGGGTTCGACGAGATCCCCGCCAACTTGAAGCAGCCGCCGCTCAGTCAGCGCACCACCATCCTGGACAACAAGGGCGGGCAGATCGCCACGGTCTACTCGCGTGACCGCACGGTCGTCCCGCTCAAGAACATCTCGCCGTACATGCAGAAGGCGATCGTCGCGATCGAGGACGCCCGGTTCTACGAGCACGGCGCGGTCGACCTCAAGGGCATCCTGCGCGCGCTCAACCAGAACGCGCAGAGCGGCGGCGTCTCGCAGGGCGCGTCCACGCTCACGCAGCAGTACGTGAAGAACGTGTTCGTCGAGGAGGCCGGCGACGACGCGACGAAGGTCGCCGAGGCCACGCAGCAGACGATCGGCCGCAAGGTCCGCGAGCTGAAGTACGCGATCCAGGTCGAGGAGGAGCTGGGCAAGAAGCGGATCCTCAAGAACTACCTGAACATCACCTACTTCGGGCAGCAGGCGTACGGCATCGAGGCGGCCGCCCAGCGGTACTTCTCGAAGCACGCCAAGGACCTGAAGGTCCAGGAGGCCGCTCTCCTCGCCGGTATCGTGCAGTCGCCGAGCCGGTACGACCCGGTGAACGACGCGGCCGAGGCCACCAAGCGACGCAATGTCGTGCTGCAGCGGATGGCGGAGACGCGCGACATCACGCAGGGCGAGGCCGACGCGGCCAAGAAGACCGACCTCGGGCTGAAGGTGAGCACGCCCAAGAACGGCTGCATCACCTCGGTCAGGGGCGCCGGCTTCTTCTGTGACTACGTTCGCGAGGTCTTCCTCAACGACCCGGTCTTCGGCAAGACGAAGGAGGACCGGGCCAAGGTCTGGAACCGGGGCGGCCTGAAGGTCCGCACGACGCTCGACCCGCAGACACAGGACTCGGTGCAGGCGTCGATAAAGAATCACGTGAACAAGGGCGACGACGTGGCGACCGCCGCCAGCATCGTCGAGCCGGGCACGGGCAAGATCCGCGGCATGGGCCAGTCGCGTCCCTACGGCATCAACCTCAAGAAGGGCGAGACCACTCTCAACCTCTCGGTGGACGACTCCATGGGCGGCGGCGCGGGCTACCAGCCCGGTTCGACGTTCAAGCCGATCGTCGCGGCGGCGGCCCTGGAGGGCGGCAAGTCGGCGGGGCAGAGCTACTCGTCCCCGTACGAGATGCCGTACCCGAAGCGGGTGGCCACCTGTGACGGCAAGCAGTGGGTGAACTCGGGCAACGCGAAGCTGACCAACGAGAACGAGTCCGAGGTCGGTCCGTACGGCATGCGGGAAGCGACCGCGAAGTCCGTCAACACGTACTACGTGCAGCTCATCGGCGACATCGGCATCTGCCCGGTGACGGAGCTGGCCGCCAAGATGGGCGTCGAGCGCGCCGACGGCAAGAAGATGGACCAGGCGCCGTCGATCGCCCTCGGTACGCAGGAGATGTCGCCGCTGACGATGGCGGGCGCGTACGCCACGTTCGCCTCGCGCGGCACGTACTGCACGCCGATCGCCATCGAGTCGATCGCCACGCTCGGCGGCAAGTCGCTGCCGGTGCCGAAGTCGACGTGCTCGCGCGCGATGTCGGAACGGACCGCCGACACCATCAACACGCTCCTGAAGGGCGTGGTCGAGGACGGTACGGGCAGGAAGGCCGGTCTCGGCTCCCGCGCGAGCGCGGGCAAGACGGGTACGACGGACTACCGCTACGCCGCCTGGTTCGTGGGCTACACCCCGAACCTGTCGGGCGCGGTCTGGGTCGGCGACCCGATGCACGAGCGGCGCATGGTCGACATCACCATCGGCGGCGTCCCCTACGGCAAGGTCTTCGGTGGCGAGGTGCCGGGTCCGATCTGGCGCGACGCGATGAGCGGCGCGCTCGCGGGCAAGCCGGCGCCGAACTTCAACACCGTCCACATCCCCGGCGGGGACAAGGACGAGGACGAGGACCACGGCGATGGCGGCGGCCACGACGACGGCAGGCCGGGCGGTGACGGCGGCGGTCTCGGGGGCGGCGGCAACGGCGGCGGTGCGGGTAATGGTGGCGGCGGGGGCGGGAACCCCTGGCCGGACATCTCGATTCCGTCGGACGTGCTGGGCGGGAACGGGAACGGTGGGAACGGAAACGGGAACGGGAACGGGAACGGTTTCGGCGGGATCGGTGGTGGCTGGCGGAGGTAG
- a CDS encoding WhiB family transcriptional regulator: protein MGWVTDWSAQAACRTTDPDELFVQGAAQNRAKAVCTGCPVRTECLADALDNRVEFGVWGGMTERERRALLRRRPTVTSWRRLLETARSEYERGAGLLPVDLEDEETYESYAAVG, encoded by the coding sequence ATGGGCTGGGTAACCGACTGGAGTGCGCAGGCGGCCTGCCGCACTACCGATCCGGATGAACTGTTCGTTCAAGGAGCAGCGCAGAACAGGGCCAAGGCGGTGTGCACCGGATGTCCGGTGCGGACCGAGTGCCTGGCCGACGCGCTGGACAATCGCGTCGAGTTCGGCGTGTGGGGTGGCATGACGGAGCGAGAGCGCCGCGCACTGCTGCGCAGGCGTCCCACCGTCACCTCATGGCGCAGGCTCCTGGAGACAGCGCGCTCCGAGTACGAGCGTGGCGCGGGCCTGCTGCCCGTGGACTTGGAGGACGAGGAGACGTACGAGAGCTACGCGGCGGTCGGGTAG
- a CDS encoding ArsA family ATPase: MTRDRTTRDHSPQEPARPLAPERTLDVDALIDDPKTRIVVCCGSGGVGKTTTAAAIGLRAAERGRKVVVLTIDPARRLAQSMGIDSLDNVPRRVKSIEPVETGDGSEGPGELYAMMLDMKRTFDEIVEAHTDKERAKAILNNPFYQSLSAGFAGTQEYMAMEKLGQLRSRDEWDLIIVDTPPSRSALDFLDAPKRLGSFLDGKLIRLLMAPAKVGGRAGMKFLNAGMSMMTGALGKLLGGQLLRDVQMFVTAMDSMFGGFRTRADATYRLLQAPGTAFLVVASPERDALREAAYFVERLAADDMPLAGLVLNRVHGSGAAQLSAERALAAAENLEESGIVDQEDGKVAVRNSPENDATSEISAPSDSANSANSTAPEDPDPSGDPDPSVEDPSVEQLTVGLLRLHAERMQLLDRERRTRDRFTALHPEVAVAEVAALPGDVHDLAGLRAVGDRLAG, translated from the coding sequence ATGACCAGGGACCGCACGACCAGGGACCACTCGCCCCAGGAACCGGCACGCCCCCTGGCCCCCGAACGCACGCTCGACGTGGACGCCCTGATCGACGACCCGAAGACCCGCATCGTGGTCTGCTGCGGCTCCGGAGGCGTCGGCAAGACAACCACGGCAGCGGCGATCGGGCTGCGTGCGGCGGAGCGGGGCCGCAAGGTCGTCGTGCTCACGATCGACCCGGCGCGCAGGCTCGCGCAGTCCATGGGCATCGACTCGCTCGACAACGTCCCGCGCCGGGTCAAGTCGATCGAACCCGTCGAGACGGGCGACGGCTCCGAGGGGCCCGGCGAGCTGTACGCCATGATGCTCGACATGAAGCGCACCTTCGACGAGATCGTCGAGGCGCACACGGACAAGGAACGCGCGAAGGCGATCCTCAACAACCCCTTCTACCAGTCGCTCTCCGCGGGCTTCGCCGGCACGCAGGAGTACATGGCGATGGAGAAGCTGGGGCAGCTGCGGTCCCGGGACGAGTGGGACCTGATCATCGTGGACACGCCGCCGTCGCGCTCCGCGCTGGACTTCCTCGACGCCCCCAAGCGCCTCGGGTCCTTCCTGGACGGAAAGCTGATCCGGCTCCTGATGGCGCCCGCGAAGGTGGGCGGCCGGGCCGGGATGAAGTTCCTGAACGCCGGCATGTCGATGATGACGGGCGCCCTCGGCAAACTCCTCGGCGGTCAGCTCCTGCGTGACGTGCAGATGTTCGTGACGGCCATGGACAGCATGTTCGGCGGTTTCCGTACGCGGGCCGACGCGACGTACCGGCTGCTGCAGGCGCCCGGCACGGCGTTCCTGGTGGTGGCCTCGCCGGAGCGGGACGCGCTGCGGGAGGCCGCGTACTTCGTGGAGCGCCTCGCCGCGGACGACATGCCGCTCGCGGGGCTCGTGCTGAACCGTGTGCACGGCAGCGGCGCCGCTCAGCTGTCGGCCGAGCGGGCGCTGGCCGCTGCGGAAAATCTTGAGGAGAGCGGCATTGTGGATCAGGAGGACGGGAAGGTAGCTGTTCGTAACTCCCCCGAGAATGACGCGACTTCAGAGATTTCCGCGCCGTCCGACTCAGCGAACTCAGCGAACTCCACGGCTCCCGAGGACCCCGATCCCTCCGGAGACCCCGACCCGTCCGTCGAGGACCCGTCCGTCGAGCAGCTGACCGTGGGGCTGTTGCGGCTGCACGCGGAGCGCATGCAGCTGCTCGACCGTGAGCGGCGCACGCGTGACCGCTTCACCGCGCTCCACCCCGAGGTGGCGGTGGCCGAGGTGGCCGCGCTGCCCGGTGATGTGCATGACCTTGCGGGGCTCCGGGCCGTAGGGGACCGGCTGGCGGGCTGA
- a CDS encoding ArsA-related P-loop ATPase: MSRLQVVSGKGGTGKTTVAAALALALATEGKRTLLVEVEGRQGIAQLFETEALPYEERKIAVAPGGGEVYALAIDPELALLDYLQMFYKLGGAGRALKKLGAIDFATTIAPGLRDVLLTGKACEAVRRKDKRGRYTYDCVVMDAPPTGRITRFLNVNDEVAGLAKIGPIHNQAQAVMRVLKSPETAVHLVTLLEEMPVQETADGIAELRAAQLPVGRVIVNMVRPALLGDASLEQGLDRTPRTAIAKTLSAAGLGGARRGGGAERLVDPLLEQAAEYAERYALERDQRAQLTEFGQPLHELPLLAGGMDLAGLYELATALRKQGIA, from the coding sequence GTGAGCAGGCTCCAGGTCGTCAGTGGCAAGGGCGGTACCGGCAAGACCACGGTGGCCGCGGCCCTCGCGCTCGCCCTCGCGACGGAGGGCAAACGCACCCTCCTCGTGGAGGTCGAGGGCAGGCAGGGCATCGCGCAGCTCTTCGAAACCGAAGCGCTGCCCTATGAGGAGCGGAAGATCGCCGTCGCTCCCGGGGGCGGGGAGGTGTATGCCCTCGCCATCGACCCCGAGCTCGCGCTGCTCGACTACCTCCAGATGTTCTACAAACTGGGGGGAGCCGGACGCGCCCTGAAGAAGCTCGGGGCCATCGACTTCGCCACCACCATCGCGCCCGGACTACGGGACGTGCTGCTGACCGGCAAGGCCTGTGAGGCCGTGCGCCGCAAGGACAAGCGCGGGCGGTACACGTACGACTGCGTCGTCATGGACGCCCCGCCGACCGGTCGGATCACGCGCTTCCTGAACGTGAACGACGAGGTCGCGGGGCTCGCGAAGATCGGGCCGATACACAATCAGGCGCAGGCCGTCATGCGGGTCCTGAAATCCCCGGAGACGGCCGTGCACCTAGTGACCCTGCTCGAGGAAATGCCCGTCCAGGAGACGGCGGACGGCATCGCCGAGCTGCGGGCCGCGCAGCTGCCCGTGGGCCGCGTCATCGTCAACATGGTGCGCCCAGCCCTGCTGGGCGACGCCTCCCTGGAACAGGGCCTCGACCGCACGCCCCGTACGGCCATCGCCAAGACGCTGTCCGCCGCCGGGCTCGGCGGCGCGCGGCGCGGCGGGGGCGCGGAGCGGCTGGTCGACCCGCTCCTGGAGCAGGCCGCGGAGTACGCCGAGCGGTACGCCCTGGAGCGCGACCAGCGCGCCCAGCTGACCGAGTTCGGCCAACCGCTGCACGAACTGCCGCTGCTCGCCGGCGGCATGGACCTCGCGGGCCTCTACGAGCTCGCCACGGCACTGCGGAAGCAAGGGATCGCATGA
- a CDS encoding DUF4177 domain-containing protein: MTKWEYATVPLLVHATKQILDTWGEDGWELVQVVPGPNNPEQLVAYLKRERQA; this comes from the coding sequence ATGACCAAGTGGGAATACGCAACCGTGCCTCTGCTCGTCCACGCCACGAAGCAGATTCTGGACACCTGGGGCGAGGACGGCTGGGAGCTGGTCCAGGTCGTGCCCGGGCCGAACAACCCCGAGCAGCTCGTGGCCTACCTGAAGCGGGAGAGGCAGGCATGA
- a CDS encoding RidA family protein, protein MSGAVEARLAELGLTLPEVVPPLASYQPAVQSGVYVYTAGQLPMVAGKLAVTGKVGAEVTPEEAKDLARTCALNGLAAIKSVAGDLDRIARVVKVVGFVASATDFTGQPGVINGASELLGEVLGDKGVHARSAVGVAVLPLDAPVEVEFQVELTEA, encoded by the coding sequence ATGAGCGGCGCAGTCGAGGCGCGCCTCGCCGAGCTCGGACTGACGCTGCCGGAGGTCGTGCCGCCGCTGGCGTCCTACCAGCCGGCGGTCCAGTCCGGCGTGTACGTCTACACCGCGGGCCAGCTCCCGATGGTGGCGGGCAAACTCGCCGTGACCGGCAAGGTCGGCGCCGAGGTGACCCCGGAGGAGGCCAAGGACCTGGCCCGCACCTGCGCGCTGAACGGACTCGCCGCGATCAAGTCGGTCGCCGGAGACCTGGACCGCATCGCGCGCGTCGTGAAGGTCGTCGGCTTCGTCGCGTCGGCCACGGACTTCACGGGCCAGCCCGGCGTGATCAACGGTGCCAGTGAGCTCCTCGGCGAGGTCCTCGGGGACAAGGGCGTGCACGCCCGGAGCGCCGTCGGCGTCGCCGTGCTGCCGCTGGACGCTCCGGTCGAGGTCGAGTTCCAGGTGGAACTGACCGAGGCGTGA
- a CDS encoding NUDIX hydrolase, with product MANGQWYPPEWPDRIRALASGELTPAAPRRAATVMLLRDGWDEAGNGAPEVHMLRRRASMAFAGGAYAYPGGGVDPRDDDHLVRWAGPTRASWASRLGVDDEAEAQAIVCAAVRETYEEAGVLLAGRTPDTVVGDTTGDDWESDRKALVARELSFAQFLDHRNLYLRSDLLAAWARWITPEFEPKRYDTFFFVAALPEGQRTRNASTEADRTVWIRPSEAAARYDDGELLMMPPTIATLRSLSAHPTPRAALAAAPDQDMTPVLAQARLENDTLVLSWPGHDEFTKRVGAGGEQ from the coding sequence ATGGCAAATGGGCAGTGGTACCCCCCGGAGTGGCCCGACCGCATCCGCGCCCTCGCGAGCGGCGAGCTGACACCCGCCGCCCCGCGCCGCGCCGCGACCGTCATGCTGCTCAGGGACGGGTGGGACGAGGCGGGGAACGGCGCGCCGGAAGTACACATGCTGCGCAGACGCGCCTCCATGGCCTTCGCCGGAGGCGCGTACGCGTATCCGGGCGGCGGCGTCGACCCGCGCGACGACGACCACCTGGTGCGCTGGGCGGGTCCCACGCGCGCGTCCTGGGCGTCCCGCCTCGGCGTCGACGACGAGGCCGAGGCCCAGGCGATCGTCTGTGCCGCGGTCCGCGAGACGTACGAGGAAGCGGGCGTCCTGCTCGCGGGGCGGACGCCCGACACGGTCGTCGGCGACACCACGGGCGACGACTGGGAGTCGGACCGCAAGGCCCTGGTGGCCCGCGAACTCTCCTTCGCGCAGTTCCTGGACCACCGGAACCTGTACCTGCGCAGCGATCTGCTCGCCGCGTGGGCGCGCTGGATCACCCCCGAGTTCGAGCCGAAGCGCTACGACACGTTCTTCTTCGTGGCCGCACTCCCCGAGGGCCAGCGCACGCGCAACGCCTCCACGGAGGCGGACCGCACGGTCTGGATCCGCCCTTCGGAGGCGGCCGCCCGCTACGACGACGGCGAACTCCTGATGATGCCGCCCACCATCGCGACCCTGCGGTCCCTGAGCGCCCACCCGACACCCCGCGCGGCCCTCGCCGCCGCCCCGGACCAGGACATGACGCCGGTCCTGGCCCAGGCCCGCCTGGAGAACGACACGCTGGTGCTCTCCTGGCCGGGGCACGACGAGTTCACCAAGCGGGTGGGAGCGGGCGGGGAACAGTGA